A DNA window from bacterium contains the following coding sequences:
- the nifU gene encoding Fe-S cluster assembly protein NifU codes for MWNYSEKVFDHFMNPRNVGEVDHADGIGEVGSMACGDALRLSFRLDADGRIAEARFQTFGCGSAIASSSVLTEMVRGKTLEEAARITNEDIAAELDGLPREKMHCSVMGREALEAAMVDYFRKQGRDVPCGLLQQSTLLCHCFQVTKETVRDAILTHRLAEIEDVTNFTKAGGGCTDCHHDLGDLLRDCWEKLAAADAAATAPPAPAGGLVELAPLAPRPEVAHAPADAGVVARIRAVLDDEVVPALGADGGGIELVRYEHGRVYVRLTGACAACRKSDATIKGIVEEKLREFVADSLQVVEVNH; via the coding sequence ATGTGGAACTACTCCGAAAAGGTCTTCGACCACTTCATGAATCCCCGCAACGTCGGTGAGGTCGATCACGCCGACGGCATCGGCGAGGTGGGCTCGATGGCCTGCGGCGACGCCCTGCGGCTCAGCTTCCGCCTGGACGCCGACGGCCGCATCGCCGAGGCCCGCTTCCAGACCTTCGGCTGCGGCAGTGCCATCGCCAGCAGCAGCGTGCTGACGGAGATGGTGCGGGGCAAGACCCTCGAGGAGGCCGCCCGCATCACCAACGAGGACATCGCCGCCGAGCTCGACGGCCTGCCCCGCGAGAAGATGCACTGCTCGGTCATGGGGCGGGAAGCCCTCGAGGCCGCCATGGTCGACTACTTCCGGAAGCAGGGGCGCGACGTGCCCTGCGGCCTCCTGCAGCAGTCGACGCTCCTGTGCCACTGCTTCCAGGTCACGAAGGAGACCGTCCGCGACGCGATCCTCACCCACCGGCTGGCGGAAATCGAGGATGTGACGAACTTCACGAAGGCGGGCGGCGGCTGCACCGATTGCCACCACGACCTGGGCGACCTGCTGCGCGACTGCTGGGAGAAGCTCGCGGCGGCCGACGCCGCGGCGACCGCGCCGCCGGCGCCTGCCGGCGGCCTGGTCGAGCTGGCGCCCCTGGCGCCGCGACCGGAGGTGGCCCACGCGCCCGCCGACGCCGGCGTGGTCGCCCGGATCCGCGCGGTGCTCGACGACGAGGTCGTTCCGGCCCTCGGCGCCGACGGCGGCGGCATCGAACTCGTGCGCTACGAGCACGGCCGGGTCTACGTGCGGCTGACCGGGGCCTGCGCCGCCTGCCGCAAGTCCGACGCGACCATCAAGGGAATCGTGGAGGAGAAGCTGCGCGAGTTCGTCGCCGATTCGCTGCAGGTCGTCGAGGTGAACCACTGA